ACGGTGTTTGGGAGATCTTCTACGGTTACCACATGGGCTTTACCGCGGAGAACATCGCCGCGAAGTACGGGATCTCCAGGGAAGAGCAGGACAAGTTCGGTCTCCTGAGCCATCAGAGAGCGAGAGCGGCCATAAAGGCCGGCTGGTTCAAGGACGAGATCGTCCCTTTCAGCATTCCCCAGAAGAAGGGTAATCCTATCATCTTCGATACCGATGAAAGACCGATGGACACCACTCTCGAAAAGATGCTTTCTCTCGCGCCGGCCTTCAAGAAGGATGGCGGGACGGTCACGGCAGGCAATGCGTCGGGATTGAACGATTGCGCATCCGCCGCGGTGATAATGACGCGGGACAAGGCGAAGGAACTGGGCATCAAACCGATGGGAAAGATAATCTCCTGGGCCAACGGCGGTGTGGACCCCGCATACATGGGCTTGGGTCCCGTCCCGGCCATCAAGAAGGCGCTCAAGAAGGCCGGCATGACCATCGATCAGATCGACTGCATCGAGCTCAATGAGGCCTTCGCGTCCCAGTCGATCGCCTGCATCAGGGAACTCGGCATCAACATGGACAAGTGCAATATGTTCGGCGGTGGCATCTCCCTTGGGCACCCCATCGGCTGCACGGGCGCCCGGCTCGTCACCACCGCCCTCTACCAGATGAAGCGGCTCGGCCTCAAGTACGGTCTCGTATCCATGTGCATCGGCGGCGGTATGGGTCTCGCCGCTATCATCGAATGCGAGGCGTGATGATGGAATTCAAAAACCTTGTCGTTGAAAAGAAGGACGGTATAGCCATTCTGAAGTTCAACAGGCCCAAGGCCCTGAACGCCCTCAATTCGGAGACGCTCGTCGAGTTGAAGGCGGCAGGGGAGGCACTGAACGCGGACAGCGA
This DNA window, taken from Syntrophorhabdus sp., encodes the following:
- a CDS encoding acetyl-CoA C-acetyltransferase; the encoded protein is MKEAVIVSCARTAIGQFGQSLKDIPVVTLGGTAIREAIKRAGIRPSKSKDKEFAPAIFEGKTDTELEAKFYDYDSSLKEVVIDEVIMGNVLQAGLGQNSARQASIRGGVPKETAAYTINKVCSSGLRAIIAGAGSIMLGENEVVVAGGMENMSLAPFTLPGLRWGARMFDTKAVDLMVLDGVWEIFYGYHMGFTAENIAAKYGISREEQDKFGLLSHQRARAAIKAGWFKDEIVPFSIPQKKGNPIIFDTDERPMDTTLEKMLSLAPAFKKDGGTVTAGNASGLNDCASAAVIMTRDKAKELGIKPMGKIISWANGGVDPAYMGLGPVPAIKKALKKAGMTIDQIDCIELNEAFASQSIACIRELGINMDKCNMFGGGISLGHPIGCTGARLVTTALYQMKRLGLKYGLVSMCIGGGMGLAAIIECEA